The following are encoded together in the Bacillota bacterium genome:
- a CDS encoding LL-diaminopimelate aminotransferase, whose protein sequence is MPARASRLDKTPPYLFGEIAKLKAKALAEGRDLIDFGIGDPDQPTPRDIIDHLYEAAQDPATHRYDETPYGDPFFLQAVAEWYRRRYGVSVDTEGEILLLIGSKEGLAHLAWAYIDPGDIALVPDPAYTVYAINTRMAGGEVYTMPLQRENGFLPDLSAIPSDVARRAKLLFLNYPNNPTGAVATQEFYRQAVEFAREYDILLVNDAAYSEVVYEGYRHPSLLQVEGAKDVAIEFNSLSKMFNMTGWRIGFAAGNRDAIANLNKMKSYVDSKQFAAISRTAAYALLYADNTRTLNLYQKRRDILVEGLQSIGWDVPKPKATFYVWVPTPGGMSSIEFAKQLLEQAGILAIPGIGYGEHGEGYVRFSITVSGDHHGERVEEAVRRIRERFGR, encoded by the coding sequence TTGCCTGCACGTGCATCTCGTCTGGACAAAACCCCACCCTATCTGTTTGGCGAAATCGCAAAGCTGAAGGCGAAGGCGCTGGCAGAAGGGCGCGATTTAATCGATTTCGGCATCGGTGATCCCGACCAGCCGACGCCGCGCGATATTATCGACCACCTGTATGAGGCGGCACAAGACCCCGCCACCCACCGTTATGACGAAACACCGTACGGCGACCCGTTCTTCTTGCAGGCGGTGGCGGAGTGGTATCGGCGTCGCTATGGCGTGTCGGTGGACACCGAAGGCGAAATCCTGCTGCTCATCGGTTCCAAGGAGGGGTTAGCCCATCTAGCATGGGCATACATCGACCCGGGCGACATCGCGCTGGTTCCCGACCCCGCTTACACCGTGTATGCTATCAACACGCGCATGGCGGGCGGCGAGGTGTACACCATGCCACTCCAGCGTGAGAACGGGTTCCTGCCCGACTTGTCGGCAATCCCGTCCGACGTCGCGCGGCGGGCGAAGCTGCTGTTCCTGAACTATCCGAATAATCCCACAGGCGCGGTCGCCACGCAGGAGTTCTATCGGCAGGCGGTGGAGTTCGCCCGCGAGTACGACATCCTGCTGGTGAACGATGCGGCCTACTCCGAGGTGGTATACGAGGGGTATCGTCACCCGAGCCTGCTGCAGGTAGAGGGCGCGAAGGACGTCGCGATAGAGTTTAACTCGCTGTCCAAGATGTTCAACATGACAGGGTGGCGCATCGGTTTTGCGGCGGGCAACCGCGACGCCATCGCCAACCTGAACAAGATGAAATCCTACGTGGACAGCAAGCAGTTCGCCGCGATATCACGCACTGCCGCATACGCCCTGCTTTATGCCGACAACACCCGCACGTTGAACCTCTACCAGAAGCGGCGGGACATTCTGGTGGAAGGACTTCAGTCCATCGGGTGGGATGTGCCGAAACCCAAAGCCACGTTCTACGTATGGGTTCCAACGCCCGGCGGCATGTCCTCCATCGAGTTCGCCAAGCAGTTGCTGGAACAAGCGGGCATTCTGGCGATACCGGGTATCGGCTATGGTGAACATGGCGAGGGCTACGTGCGCTTCTCCATCACCGTCAGCGGCGACCATCATGGCGAGCGGGTGGAAGAAGCGGTGAGGCGGATACGAGAACGTTTCGGCCGGTAG
- the dapF gene encoding diaminopimelate epimerase — protein MHGIGNDFVVLDCLKSEIAEQSLPELARRLCDRRFGIGADGLILVLPSRVAHLRMRMFNPDGSEAEMCGNGIRCFAKYAYDRKHVTSTQMNVETLAGVKSLKLSTQGGKVVSVTVDMGLPRLAPEEIPVRVEGMESVIGYPLRVAGRKLEFTAVSMGNPHAVIFLGNVASFPVEKVGPEIENHKLFPKRTNVQFVQVVNPREIVVRTWERGAGITLACGTGACASVVAGALNKLTGREVLVHLPGGDLQIEWLGDGRVLMTGPATEVFVGEIEV, from the coding sequence ATGCATGGCATCGGCAACGACTTCGTGGTGCTGGACTGCCTGAAGTCGGAAATTGCCGAGCAGAGTTTGCCTGAACTGGCGCGCCGCCTGTGCGACCGAAGGTTCGGGATAGGCGCGGACGGGCTGATTCTGGTATTGCCCTCGCGGGTGGCGCACCTGCGGATGCGCATGTTTAACCCCGACGGCAGTGAGGCGGAGATGTGCGGAAACGGTATCCGTTGCTTCGCCAAATATGCCTACGACCGCAAGCACGTCACCAGCACGCAGATGAACGTGGAAACGCTGGCTGGCGTGAAGTCCCTGAAACTCAGCACGCAGGGCGGCAAAGTCGTCTCCGTCACCGTAGACATGGGCTTACCCCGCCTGGCGCCGGAGGAGATACCGGTGCGCGTGGAGGGGATGGAGAGCGTGATCGGGTATCCTCTGCGTGTAGCAGGCAGGAAACTGGAGTTCACCGCTGTCTCGATGGGCAACCCGCACGCGGTCATCTTCCTGGGCAACGTTGCTTCCTTCCCCGTAGAGAAAGTGGGTCCCGAGATCGAGAACCACAAGCTGTTTCCCAAACGCACGAACGTACAGTTCGTTCAGGTGGTGAACCCGCGTGAAATCGTCGTGCGGACATGGGAGCGAGGCGCCGGCATCACACTGGCTTGTGGCACGGGGGCGTGCGCGTCGGTGGTAGCCGGCGCGCTGAATAAGCTCACCGGGCGCGAGGTGCTGGTGCACCTGCCCGGGGGAGATTTACAGATCGAGTGGCTGGGCGATGGGCGTGTGCTGATGACAGGACCGGCCACCGAAGTGTTCGTGGGAGAGATAGAAGTCTGA